In bacterium, a single genomic region encodes these proteins:
- a CDS encoding sugar ABC transporter ATP-binding protein produces MPVLEATGITKAFPGVVALDDVSVAFEPGRIHGIVGENGAGKSTLVKILDGVLRPDKGTVRIEGEDAFTHPRLFEKISYVPQELLLFRHMTVAENLFMPFWTSGVHGLIRQQRLFAEALPWLDLFQIDVAPSRLAGDISVSNQQLLQIARATVKEQGRILVLDEPTTSLTAKGISRLFEVIRQLKSQGRSIIFISHKLDEISDLCDEVTVLRNGVKVGYSRMGDVDHRWLIRHMSGRDIDEGHVFRPRTQEQSIVLEVEGLSGQGFADISFLLHRGEILGFAGLVGAGRSEIMQTVFGRLPAKGGRVLLDGKPLKLGNPRLSIREGLVYLPEERRQQGILPLLSVRHNISISTLRQLTTGGVISARRESALVQKMVDTFDIRTPSLERPIMFLSGGNQQKVVIGRAMACVPKVLILDEPTKGIDVGTKTDLYGLMRDLVEGGETSMIFISSDLDELLRCANRVITVYGGRIVGEFNPEVSGKTEIIASMIGETVSGGVEILQ; encoded by the coding sequence GTGCCGGTCCTAGAGGCGACGGGGATCACGAAGGCCTTTCCCGGCGTGGTCGCACTCGACGACGTCAGCGTGGCGTTCGAACCCGGGCGCATCCACGGGATCGTCGGCGAGAACGGTGCTGGAAAGAGCACGCTGGTCAAGATTCTGGACGGCGTCCTCCGGCCGGACAAGGGCACCGTACGCATCGAGGGCGAAGACGCCTTCACGCATCCCCGGCTCTTCGAAAAGATTTCCTACGTGCCCCAGGAGTTGCTTCTGTTCCGCCACATGACCGTTGCCGAGAACCTGTTCATGCCGTTCTGGACGTCCGGCGTTCACGGTCTGATCCGGCAACAGCGCCTGTTCGCGGAGGCTCTTCCGTGGCTTGACCTCTTCCAGATCGACGTGGCACCGTCCAGGCTCGCCGGCGACATCTCCGTCTCCAATCAGCAGTTGTTGCAGATCGCCAGGGCCACCGTCAAAGAGCAGGGCAGGATTTTGGTCCTGGATGAACCCACGACGAGCCTAACCGCGAAGGGCATCTCTCGCCTGTTCGAGGTGATCCGGCAATTGAAGAGCCAGGGCCGCAGCATCATCTTTATCTCCCACAAACTCGATGAAATTTCCGACCTCTGCGACGAAGTGACCGTCCTTCGAAACGGGGTAAAGGTGGGGTACTCTCGGATGGGTGATGTGGACCACCGCTGGCTGATCCGGCACATGTCCGGCCGCGACATCGACGAGGGACATGTATTCCGTCCGAGAACCCAAGAGCAAAGCATCGTGCTAGAGGTGGAGGGCCTATCGGGTCAGGGGTTTGCCGACATCAGCTTCTTACTCCACCGCGGTGAGATTCTGGGGTTCGCGGGCCTCGTGGGCGCTGGGCGGTCCGAGATCATGCAGACCGTGTTCGGCCGCCTGCCCGCCAAGGGCGGGAGGGTCCTGCTGGACGGCAAACCATTGAAGCTGGGCAACCCGCGCCTTTCGATCCGTGAGGGGCTGGTCTATCTACCCGAAGAACGCCGGCAACAGGGAATCCTCCCCTTGTTGAGCGTGCGGCACAACATCAGCATATCGACCCTTCGGCAGCTCACGACGGGAGGCGTAATCTCCGCCCGTCGAGAGAGCGCCCTCGTGCAGAAGATGGTCGATACCTTCGACATTCGTACGCCCTCGCTGGAACGACCGATCATGTTTTTGAGCGGCGGGAATCAGCAGAAGGTCGTCATTGGACGCGCCATGGCGTGCGTGCCGAAGGTGCTCATCCTAGACGAACCGACGAAAGGCATCGATGTGGGGACCAAGACCGATCTGTACGGGCTCATGCGGGACCTGGTCGAAGGCGGAGAAACGAGCATGATCTTCATTTCGTCCGACCTGGATGAACTGCTGAGATGCGCCAATCGCGTCATCACGGTATACGGCGGCAGAATCGTCGGAGAGTTCAACCCAGAGGTATCCGGCAAGACCGAAATCATTGCCTCGATGATCGGTGAAACCGTGAGTGGCGGGGTGGAGATCCTCCAATGA